Within the Corynebacterium sp. sy039 genome, the region ACCGAACATCAACAGGCAGGACGCGGGCGCATGGGGCGGAAATTCCAAGCGCCACCATCAGCTTTGCTCGCCTTTTCCGTACTCATCAGACCACCCCAGAGCGCCTTAAACCGCCTTGGCACACTATCGCTAGCAGCTGGCCTAGCATTAGTGGACGTACTTGAATCACATGAAGGCATTGGATTGAAATGGCCCAATGATCTTGTGTGCAACACCAAGAAACTCAGCGGTATTCTTGCAGAAGCCGTAGACCTTGGTGACAATCCAGCAATTGTTATTGGCGTTGGGCTTAACGTCGATCTGCGAGAAGATGAGCTACCAGTAGCACACGCATCATCACTCTACCTGGAAGGGATACAGTGCGATCGCACTGAATTGGCGGTACACGTGTTGCGCAGTTTCTACCGGCGCATACGGCAATGGGAAGACAATGCGCCAGAGCTTATCGACGATTATCGCAAGGTATGCGTGACACTTGGGCAAGAAGTACGTGCTATTTTGCCTGGCGAAAAGGAATTGCTTGGTCGTGCCGTGGCAGTAACTGACCAAGGGCATTTACTCATTGAAGATCAGGCTGGTATGACCCATGAGATGAGCGTGGGAGATATTATTCATCTGCGTCAAAAAGATCAATGGCACTACTGTTCAGATCCTGCAGATTCTTCGGAAACTTCACGTTCTTAGTGGTCTAGGTATTCTAATAACTATGGCTCTTGTTGTTGCAGCAGATGAGGATATTATTGTTGATGTCACGGCACCCTTGTCGCGTTTGGCATATCCGGTAATACGACTGACCCTGCTCACAGCGCTATGCTGGATGGGCATTGGGTATATAGATCAGCCACAGCCTTATGTCATTATCGAGACGGGAATGCGTAATATCTTTGTCGGAATCTGGTTCTTTCTCGCATTTTTGTCTCTTGGTGTACCCATCATAAAAAATCGTCGAAATCGCTTGGTACTTACCGATTCTCGAATCATAATCCGTCATTTTGGTATTGGTAGCCATACTGAGTCCATTCCGCTTTATGCCATTACTGGTGTGCGCGGGAAAGGGAAAAAATTACTCATTGCCATTGAAGGGTATGCCAAACCCATTATGCTTGACGACGTTCCGCGTGCTGGAAAAATAGCTCGATTGATAGAAGAAGAATGTAGTTTTTATCACGTATAGTTGGGGAGTGACTTCTTTGAGCCAACAGCAACAGTATGAACAACAACGTAGCGTCGCAGCGCATGCACCAGGGATGCCTATTGTTAGCGTTATCGGTGACGGTCAATTAGCAAGAATGCTCCACACTGAGGCAATAGAATTAGGGTTATCTATCAGAGTGCTTGCCGGAGGGCTTAGTTCTTCAGCTGCTCAGGTATGTTCCGATATCGTAATTGGTGACTACACCGATGTGGATACCTTGCGCCATGTGGCTAAAGACAGTGCTGTTATTACTTTCGATCATGAGCATGTCCCCAGCGAGCATTTACGTATTTTGGCTGATGAGGGTGCTAATGTGCAGCCAGGATACCAGGCGTTACTGAACGCACAAGATAAGTTAGTGATGCGCAAAAAATTGCGTGAACTAGGCGCTCCTGTACCAGTTTTTGCTGCGATTGAAAGTGTGGCAGACGCACAAGCATTCTGGGAAGCTGTATCAGGTGCAGTATGTCTGAAAGCTCGTCGTGGTGGCTATGATGGTCACGGAGTATGGTTTCCCCAAACTTGTTCTGAACTAGAAGCATTAGTAGCGCAGCTATTAGAAAAAGGAACTCCGCTTATGGCGGAGAAGAAAATAGCACTGACTCGTGAACTTTCTGCAATGGTTGCCCGCACTCCTTCTGGAGAAAAGAAAACATGGGATGTTGTGGAGTCGGTGCAAGAAGATGGAATCTGCACTCAAGCCATAGCTCCAGCACCGCAGCTTTCTGAGAGCTTGCAACAACAAGCACGTGACCTTGCCGGTCGAATTGCGGAAGAATTAGGCGTAACCGGGGTACTGGCAGTTGAACTTTTTGAGACAACTGATCAATGGGGGCAACCGGAAATTTTTGTTAATGAATTGGCAATGCGCCCGCATAATACTGGACACTGGTCCCAAGATGGTTGCGTAACCAGTCAGTTCGAGCAGCATCTACGTGCAGTTATGGATTATCCATTGGGTAGTACAGACCTTCGTGCCCCAGTGACTGTTATGGCCAATATCCTTGGTGGTGCAACGGAACCAGAGTTATCTATTCCTGAACGTATGCAAGCAGTTTGGCGACGATACCCACAAGCCAAAATTCATCTTTATGGTAAAACTCATCGACCAGGACGAAAAATTGGTCATGTGAATATATGTGGCACCGATGTAGAACAAACTCGACAACAAGCGCTTGCAGCTGCATATTTTATGGTCCATGGCGTGTGGAATGAACCCGAGAACAATGAACCCGAGAACGACCAAGCATAAAAACTAAAAAACATATACAGAAAGTGACGGTGAACAATGAGTGAGAAAACACCTCTCGTCGGTTTGATTATGGGATCAGATTCCGATTGGCCCACGGTGGAGCCAGCTGCGCATATCTTGGCTCAATTTGGTGTCGTTTTTGAGGTGGGAGTAGTTTCTGCACATCGCACCCCTGAGAAAATGTTGGCCTATGCCAAACAAGCGCACACTCGAGGACTCAAAGTCATCATTGCGTGTGCAGGTGGCGCAGCACATCTACCAGGCATGGTTGCTGCTGCAACACCGTTGCCAGTGATCGGAATACCGCGTGCCCTCAAAGAACTAGACGGCATGGATTCACTCCTATCCATTGTGCAAATGCCAGGTGGTGTGCCAGTAGCAACAGTATCGATTGGTGGCGCTAAGAATGCGGGACTATTAGCAGTGCGCATTTTAGGTGCACATCAACCAGAATTAATAGAGAAGATGGTTGACTACCAAGAAAATATGCGCACTGAAGTAGAAGAAAAAGACGAGAAACTCAGACAGCGCCTACTAGGACAATAAAAACAACAAGACAATGAGATTAACATTGCATTCGTGGGTGCTACGCCTATGACTCCTATATCTCCATTGCCATTGGTTGTTCTTGGATCACGTTGTTTTTCCTAACCCTGGGCAGTATTATGCCCAGTATCATCCTCGAACAGATGAGAGTGAGTATCCTTTTATCCCCGGTTCGGTGTTAGAATCGCGCCTAGAAAAAGCCTATGAGCTTAGTCACGATAATGAGAGGTTGATCGTCGTTTCTGGCAAAGGAGAAGCCGCTGTGATGGCTCATTGGCTGCGTATGCGTGGGATTGCGTCGGAGCGCATTATAGAAGAGCATGAAGCGACCTCTACCAATGAGAATCTAGAGAATGCAGCGGCACTTCTTAGAGATCGCGGCAATAGTGATTTTTGTGTTGTCACCAGTGGGTTTCACAAGTGGCGTACTCGAGCGTGGGCGTGGCACCTTGGAATGAATATCGTGGTTTTTGGTGCGCCCACTCCACGACGCCACCGCACCTGGTTGGTGATTCGCGAAAGTACCGCCTTGATTCATTCTTATGCTCGAATAGCTTGGCGACGATTACGCGCGCATTCCTCCCGACCCTGATTATGCGTCATCCGCGCTATACCAGCGCCATAATCCCAGATCAATGAGGATGAAAATCAACAATAATACTGCCGGGAAAACAGCTGGATTAGGTCGCAAGAAATTTATTATTGCCTGGATAAAAGCTAGGAGCGTGAAACCAAAAAAGAACCCTAAGATAGCTTCGCGCTGTAACTTTTTCCGGGTGCGGTTTTCTGATTTTTCCCTAGAGGGTTCACCAGGAGAATACATGGGAGAATGCGGCATGATGTTATTTAACACCGCCGGCAGTAAGACCCGATACGATTCTGCGCTGGAATACCAATACCATGATGATCAGTGGGATAGTCACGAGTGCACCGGCAGCCATAATCGATGCGTAGGGAAACTCATAGGAAGATGGTCCGCTAAAACGAGCAATTGCTACAGTAACTGGTTCCGTTGCTTCGCTCGAGAGCTGTCTCGCCAGCATAAACTCATTCCATGTAGTAATAAAAGCCAAAATTGCGGTCGTAAAGAGTGCTGGGGCGGCAAGCGGTAATAGTACGAGTCGAAAAGCCTGTCCGTTTGTGGCACCGTCGACGCGTGCTGCTTCCTCTAACTCCCACGGTAATTGGCGGAAGAAAGAAGTAAGTGTGTAGATGGTCAGTGGTAAGGCAAAGGAGATGTTCGGAATGATCATGGCACGGTAGGTGCCGAACCATTCCAATTCACCGAAGAGCTGAAAAAGAGGCGTAACCAGTGCAATTCCTGGGAACATGGAGGCGGCAAGAATAATGCCGGTGACAAAGCCTTTACCAGGGAACTCTAATCGAGCTAATGCATAGGAAGTAAACACACCTACTGCAACTGCAATGAATGTGGTGCATAACCCGATAATGAGTGAGTTGCCAATAGCACCTAGGAAATCATTGCCACCTTCGGTGGATAGTGCTTCACGGAAATTATCAAGTGTGACATGAGTCGGAAAGGGCGTGGTGTCAAAGGTATAGGCTTTGTCACGCAGTGCGGTAATAACCATCCAATAGAAAGGTGCAAGTCCCCAGATCAGAATGAGAACAACACCACAATAATTGCTGATGAGCGCTTTGGCTTTTCTCATTGTGCTGTCTCCTTTGCCACGGTTATTGCGTTGTCTTGTTGTTTTGCTTGTGCCTGAGCAGCGCGTCGTGCTGCTTTTTTAGCTGCACGTTTTTCGGCAGTGCCCGAAACATCCGCACCTAAGAAACGAATCATAATCAGTGCGACAGTAAAGATCATCAGGAAAATCAGCGTTGAGAGTGCAGAGGCAGAATTAAAGTTATTGCTGCGCATATCTTCAACAACCAGTTGTGAAACGGTAGCGGTAGGGGAGTTTGCAGAAGCACTAATCAAAATAACTGGCAGATCATACATTCTCAGTGCGTCGAGAGTGCGGAATAAAATAGCAACCATTAGTGCAGGTTTGACCAAGGGTAAGGTAATGCGCCAGAATTGCTGCCAGGTATTTGCCCCATCCATGCGTGCTGCCTCATAGACTTCTTTGGGAATCATCTGCAGACCAGCAAGAATGAGCAAAGCCATAAAAGGGGCAGTTTTCCACACATCAGCAATAACCACAGCAAAGCGCGCTGCCCACGGATCAGTGGTCCAATGAATAGGAGTACCCAATAGGGAGTTAATAATTCCTCGGTCGGCAAAAATGAACTGCCAGAGTTTAGCTGTCACTGCTGTTGGGATTGCCCAGGGGATCAGTACTGCTGCACGTACTATTGCTCGGCCGCGAAATTGCCGATTCATTACCAGCGCCATAGCCATTCCGACGACTATCTCTAAGCTCACCGTAACAATCGTGAAGAAAACGGTATTGCCTACCGACGCCCAAAAGTCGGTAGCAATAACTCCAGGAGGACAGGCTGATACTGTGCCAGAAGGGCTCATGCAGCGCTGGTTCAACCAATAAAGATAATGGTCAAAGCCAGCAAAACCGCCTTCGACGAAAAGACCAGTAGTTGGATCCAAGTGCTTATCGGATTGGAAAGACAGATAGATAGCGCGCACAATAGGATAACCAATAACAATGGCGAGCACTACCAAGGTAGGGGCAATCAGTGCAAAAGCACGTGCATTGGTTTTCTTGGGTTGCGCTAAGCTCTGCTTCTTTGTAAGTGGAGTCGATAGCGACACGATGAGCAGTCCTTAGTTTTAATGTTCTAATTCTGTGTGAAATGTGATGAGGAGTGATGGCGGGTACGTCTTTGGGAATGTATCCTTGCTGAATTGTTCTCATAACCAACAATAGAACCTGCTGTGGAGGCAGGTTCTATGTGCATGGCGTATTAGTAAACTCTCAGATTATTTTGCTGCATTTTCAATAGCAGACTTCATATCTTTTGTTGCTTCGTCCACGCTCTTGCCATGAGTAAGCGCTGCGTAGGTATTATCCTGGATTGCTTTAGAAATAGCAGGGTAATATGGGCTGACTGGACGTGGTTTTGCACTTTCTAAAGAGGTCTTTAGCGCTGGCAAATATGGGTATTTTTTCACCAATGTTTCATCGTCATAGATAGAAGCAAGGACAGGCGGGAAAGAATTATCGGCAAACCATGCCTGGTTTTCTTCTTCCACGATGAACTTCATGAAGTCAAGAGCAGTTGCTTTCTTTGTGGAATTGATGTTGATTCCGTTGTTATAACCGCCCAATGTCGATACGCCAGTGCCATCTTTGGCGACTAGCGGCTGAACCTCAAATTTTCCAGCTACCTGTGAGTTCTGTGCTTGGGCATTGGTATACATATATGGCCAATTCACCGCATATGCAGTTTCACCTGCGACGAATGCCAAATTGGTTTCTTCTTCAGTAGCAGAAAGAGAGGACTTGGAGATGACCCCATCTTTATAACCATCGACGAGTGCCTGGATACCTGCTTTTGCCTCTGGTGAATCCACCACTGGTGCACCAGAGTCATCAATGACATGGCCACCCCAACCTTCAATGAAATCAGCAGTATTAACGGTAAGGCCTTCACTTTGTTTTGCCTGTAAGATCAAGCAATCCTTGGACTGTGCTTTGACGGATTCACAGCTTTGTGCCAATTGCGCCCAGGTTCCTGGGGCTTGAGGTACAAGCTCAGTGTTGCGATAGAGCAGTTGCCCATTAGTGTTTTGCGGCAATGCGTAGAGCGTTCCATTGTAGGTTGCGGACTCGACAGTTGATTTCAGTAGTTTGGAAGTATCTACTGCAAGTTCACCTGTGAGTGGGGCAATCCATTGGTTCGCTGCAAAATCTGCTGTCCAGATAACGTCGAGCGCCATGACATCATAATCAGTGCTACCAGATTGTAGCGACTGAACTAGGGTGTCGCGTTGTTCAGGAGCATCACCAGAAAGTTCCTTGAGCGTTACCTTTTCATCAGGGTGTGCGTCGTTCCATTTTTCGATAACGGGAACGAGTTTATCGGTGTCATTTTTACCCATAGCAAAGGTAATTGGACCGCGACCATTAGCAGCTCCGGTAGCAGCAGAATCTGAATCTTTGCTACAAGAACTCAAGACCAGAGTGGTGCTCAAGCCAATAGCTAGCGCGGCTATAGTACGAGTTGGAAACGACATGAAAAGAAAACCCTTTCTGTATTTTCGTGATGAGGATTCTTTTACACCTAATGTAGTGATCTAGCTACTATTTAATAAAGAAAATAGCACAGCTCATTACACCCACGGGGGTAAATCACTCGATTAAACCAACTCTGTTACTTTTTCTACTGTGGCAATTTCTGTTAATCGCTGCGTATCTGCGAGGCCACGGACGATAACACTTGAACCACCAACAGCAAGCGGCTGCAATACTTGGTGCTCAAAATCGCTCATACTCGTCCAACCAGTACCCAGCACTCTGCTTTTTGGTTGGAAAGTCGTCGCTACGCATTCACGCAATAGTCGTTCATCTGTGGTGAAAGCATCACCATAGAATCGCACTGTAGGGGCAAAATCAATAATCCCCGTCGGTAGCTCTAAACCCAATTCCTCCACACCGCGCCCAAGTGGATCATCGCTCAATGCACAAATATCGCCCTCGAAGTCGGAAAACTCTCCGGCAGCTATTCGGGAGATATCGGTGAAAAGCACGGCAGCGTGTTCGGGGTCAAAAGAATAATCTATATTGGCAGCAAGCGCACCAAGCACAATAACAGTGCTTTGCCAACCAGGTGGTAGTGCAACTGCAATTTTTGCCCCAGGTTCGAGATCTAGCTCATCGAGCAACATATTTGCTACTTTTGCAGCCCAGTTATCAAGAGTAGTAGCTGAGAAATCTAGCCTCGTGCCGATGGTTTCGTCATAAACACTCAGCCGTGGTGTGGCTGGGTCGTCGGCAAGCAATTCTGATAACAACTTCATAGTCTCTATGCTAGTCAAAGCTGTTCATTCTCTGCCGACGACAATGAGCAGAGAACTTAGTCAAAAAGCGATTGACCAATGTAATCATCACCATCGGCAATCCCCGGTGGAACCACATAGAGCCCGGTGGCGATATGCTGCACATACTCAGTCAATAAATCCGTTGCCATATTTTCTAAAATGGGAATGAACTTTGTGCGTGGATCTCGTACAAAAGCAATGAAGAATAAACCAGCATTAAAACGCCCTAGCTCATTGATTCCCTCAGTGTAGTTATAGCCACGACGCAGCATCCTGTGTCCACCATTATTCTCAGGGTGGACGGTTGCGACATGGGAATTAACATTGATCAACGGCTCATTAAGCTGTGCACCACCAGTTCCAGGGGCCATATCTTCGGTAGCTAAAGCATGAAAATCTGGTTTATCATGCTCTTTTTTCCCTGATAACGGTGCGCCCTCAAGTTTATCTCTACCGATAATCCTTTCCTGCTCACGCAGTGACAACTCATCCCATACCTCCATCATCATGGCAATTTTGCGGATGCACAGATATGTGCCTCCCGCAGCCCATGAGGCGTGCTGATCGTCGCCAGGTTGAATCCATAAATGCTCATTGAGTTGTGCTGGATCCTCTTCAGCCTTGATATTTGCCGTACCGTCCTTAAATCCAAAGAGATTACGCGGGGTATGCTGTTGCTGAGAAGTGGAGGAGGTTCTGCCATATCCCAGCTGCATCCACTTAACGGAGGCAAGTCCAAAAGCAATGCGCTTATATTGATGTGCAGCATGGAGTACAACCATTGGGTCTTCTGCGCAAATTTGGATAACAATATCTCCATCAGAACGATCCGGATCTATTTTTTCCGCTGCCATTCGAGGAATACCAGCGCGCAAGGCTGCTGGAATTTTATGCGCAATCCCAAAACGATCACCGTCTTGGGGGTGCTCAAATAAACTGGCACCAAAACCAAAGGTAACGCTGAGCGAGGCAGGAGGTTGTCCCATTGTTTCACCAGTGTCATCGGGTGGAACATCATCACGTACCTTGGGAGTATTAATTTCCTCGCCATTCATCATTCTTTCCGTGGCAGTCGTCCACTGCGTGAGCAAAGAAATCAGATCTTGTTTTCTGCTGACCGTCATATCAAATGCCACCATGAGCATTTGCTGTTGCGCAGGAGTGATAATGCCTGATTGATGTGCGCCGCGAAAAGGAACAATTGTGCCAGTAGGAGAGTGCTCTTTGCGGATATGTCCTAATTCAAGCGCACCTGTACCAAGCGCACCGACACCTGCTCCACCCAAACCAGCTAGGAGTTGCCGACGAGAGAGGGAAAACCCACCGGAATGAGAATTATTGGAATCATGCTGTGGCATCACGAGATAATCGCCTCAGTGAGC harbors:
- a CDS encoding ABC transporter substrate-binding protein, with amino-acid sequence MSFPTRTIAALAIGLSTTLVLSSCSKDSDSAATGAANGRGPITFAMGKNDTDKLVPVIEKWNDAHPDEKVTLKELSGDAPEQRDTLVQSLQSGSTDYDVMALDVIWTADFAANQWIAPLTGELAVDTSKLLKSTVESATYNGTLYALPQNTNGQLLYRNTELVPQAPGTWAQLAQSCESVKAQSKDCLILQAKQSEGLTVNTADFIEGWGGHVIDDSGAPVVDSPEAKAGIQALVDGYKDGVISKSSLSATEEETNLAFVAGETAYAVNWPYMYTNAQAQNSQVAGKFEVQPLVAKDGTGVSTLGGYNNGININSTKKATALDFMKFIVEEENQAWFADNSFPPVLASIYDDETLVKKYPYLPALKTSLESAKPRPVSPYYPAISKAIQDNTYAALTHGKSVDEATKDMKSAIENAAK
- the purE gene encoding 5-(carboxyamino)imidazole ribonucleotide mutase, translating into MSEKTPLVGLIMGSDSDWPTVEPAAHILAQFGVVFEVGVVSAHRTPEKMLAYAKQAHTRGLKVIIACAGGAAHLPGMVAAATPLPVIGIPRALKELDGMDSLLSIVQMPGGVPVATVSIGGAKNAGLLAVRILGAHQPELIEKMVDYQENMRTEVEEKDEKLRQRLLGQ
- a CDS encoding TIGR03089 family protein, which translates into the protein MKLLSELLADDPATPRLSVYDETIGTRLDFSATTLDNWAAKVANMLLDELDLEPGAKIAVALPPGWQSTVIVLGALAANIDYSFDPEHAAVLFTDISRIAAGEFSDFEGDICALSDDPLGRGVEELGLELPTGIIDFAPTVRFYGDAFTTDERLLRECVATTFQPKSRVLGTGWTSMSDFEHQVLQPLAVGGSSVIVRGLADTQRLTEIATVEKVTELV
- a CDS encoding YdcF family protein; the protein is MPGSVLESRLEKAYELSHDNERLIVVSGKGEAAVMAHWLRMRGIASERIIEEHEATSTNENLENAAALLRDRGNSDFCVVTSGFHKWRTRAWAWHLGMNIVVFGAPTPRRHRTWLVIRESTALIHSYARIAWRRLRAHSSRP
- a CDS encoding carbohydrate ABC transporter permease — translated: MRKAKALISNYCGVVLILIWGLAPFYWMVITALRDKAYTFDTTPFPTHVTLDNFREALSTEGGNDFLGAIGNSLIIGLCTTFIAVAVGVFTSYALARLEFPGKGFVTGIILAASMFPGIALVTPLFQLFGELEWFGTYRAMIIPNISFALPLTIYTLTSFFRQLPWELEEAARVDGATNGQAFRLVLLPLAAPALFTTAILAFITTWNEFMLARQLSSEATEPVTVAIARFSGPSSYEFPYASIMAAGALVTIPLIIMVLVFQRRIVSGLTAGGVK
- a CDS encoding 5-(carboxyamino)imidazole ribonucleotide synthase, coding for MSQQQQYEQQRSVAAHAPGMPIVSVIGDGQLARMLHTEAIELGLSIRVLAGGLSSSAAQVCSDIVIGDYTDVDTLRHVAKDSAVITFDHEHVPSEHLRILADEGANVQPGYQALLNAQDKLVMRKKLRELGAPVPVFAAIESVADAQAFWEAVSGAVCLKARRGGYDGHGVWFPQTCSELEALVAQLLEKGTPLMAEKKIALTRELSAMVARTPSGEKKTWDVVESVQEDGICTQAIAPAPQLSESLQQQARDLAGRIAEELGVTGVLAVELFETTDQWGQPEIFVNELAMRPHNTGHWSQDGCVTSQFEQHLRAVMDYPLGSTDLRAPVTVMANILGGATEPELSIPERMQAVWRRYPQAKIHLYGKTHRPGRKIGHVNICGTDVEQTRQQALAAAYFMVHGVWNEPENNEPENDQA
- a CDS encoding carbohydrate ABC transporter permease; this encodes MIAPTLVVLAIVIGYPIVRAIYLSFQSDKHLDPTTGLFVEGGFAGFDHYLYWLNQRCMSPSGTVSACPPGVIATDFWASVGNTVFFTIVTVSLEIVVGMAMALVMNRQFRGRAIVRAAVLIPWAIPTAVTAKLWQFIFADRGIINSLLGTPIHWTTDPWAARFAVVIADVWKTAPFMALLILAGLQMIPKEVYEAARMDGANTWQQFWRITLPLVKPALMVAILFRTLDALRMYDLPVILISASANSPTATVSQLVVEDMRSNNFNSASALSTLIFLMIFTVALIMIRFLGADVSGTAEKRAAKKAARRAAQAQAKQQDNAITVAKETAQ
- a CDS encoding Dyp-type peroxidase, with translation MPQHDSNNSHSGGFSLSRRQLLAGLGGAGVGALGTGALELGHIRKEHSPTGTIVPFRGAHQSGIITPAQQQMLMVAFDMTVSRKQDLISLLTQWTTATERMMNGEEINTPKVRDDVPPDDTGETMGQPPASLSVTFGFGASLFEHPQDGDRFGIAHKIPAALRAGIPRMAAEKIDPDRSDGDIVIQICAEDPMVVLHAAHQYKRIAFGLASVKWMQLGYGRTSSTSQQQHTPRNLFGFKDGTANIKAEEDPAQLNEHLWIQPGDDQHASWAAGGTYLCIRKIAMMMEVWDELSLREQERIIGRDKLEGAPLSGKKEHDKPDFHALATEDMAPGTGGAQLNEPLINVNSHVATVHPENNGGHRMLRRGYNYTEGINELGRFNAGLFFIAFVRDPRTKFIPILENMATDLLTEYVQHIATGLYVVPPGIADGDDYIGQSLFD
- a CDS encoding biotin--[acetyl-CoA-carboxylase] ligase gives rise to the protein MNSTEDSAACMTTSQTRNRIPLDHAFLEKQLTAHGGLGPFSTIYHSDSTGSTNTDLVAAARAGAPAWSVHITEHQQAGRGRMGRKFQAPPSALLAFSVLIRPPQSALNRLGTLSLAAGLALVDVLESHEGIGLKWPNDLVCNTKKLSGILAEAVDLGDNPAIVIGVGLNVDLREDELPVAHASSLYLEGIQCDRTELAVHVLRSFYRRIRQWEDNAPELIDDYRKVCVTLGQEVRAILPGEKELLGRAVAVTDQGHLLIEDQAGMTHEMSVGDIIHLRQKDQWHYCSDPADSSETSRS